One stretch of Salmo trutta chromosome 7, fSalTru1.1, whole genome shotgun sequence DNA includes these proteins:
- the LOC115197685 gene encoding protein mono-ADP-ribosyltransferase PARP16 isoform X2, with amino-acid sequence MVSHMLGMQPPLPPDAVRELVCSCLHRDPVAADLRCSLFVAAAQNYKRDSVLRPYPPRYIRDRDTKEFDELLSDVSSLPGVRELVRLRPGEADHHLALTHWVLSSKSFAVKTLQKDEYAKLCNLTESEGISTPVPDFLFELEYCDQMNAKFEKTRAGRDLFYAFHGSRLENFHSIIHNGLHCHLNKTSLFGEGTYLTSDLSMAVLYSPHGNGWRDSLLGPLLSCVAVCEVIDHPDVKCQVKRKDSETIDRQRSRARNSEGGEVPQKYFVVTNNQLLRVKYLLVYSQRRHLSRHSRGRSWLVRHHFAIMMSLYLLLLIVIGAFNSTTFLSFWNRLFR; translated from the exons ATGGTTTCACACA TGTTGGGAATGCAGCCACCACTCCCACCGGATGCAGTCAGAGAGCTGGTGTGTTCCTGTCTTCACAGGGACCCAGTAGCCGCTGATCTGAGATGCAGCCTGTTTGTGGCAGCTGCTCAGAACTACAAAAGGGACTCGGTGCTCAGACCTTATCCTCCCAGATacatcagagacagagacaccaaGGAGTTTGATGAGCTG CTGTCAGATGTCAGCAGTTTGCCTGGTGTGAGGGAGCTGGTGAGACTGAGACCTGGTGAAGCTGACCATCATCTGGCCCTCACACACTGGGTTCTCTCCTCCAAGAGCTTCGCTGTGAAAACACTACAGAAAGACGAG TATGCCAAGCTGTGTAACCTGACTGAGAGTGAGGGGATCTCCACGCCTGTTCCAGACTTCCTGTTTGAGCTGGAGTACTGCGACCAGATGAACGCTAAGTTTGAGAAGACACGGGCGGGACGCGACCTCTTCTATGCATTCCACGGCAGCCGACTGGAGAACTTCCATTCTATCATCCACAACGGACTACACTGCCACCTCAACAAG ACGTCATTGTTCGGAGAGGGCACCTACCTCACCAGTGACCTCAGCATGGCGGTCCTCTACAGTCCCCATGGCAACGGTTGGCGCGACAGTCTCCTGGGACCGTTGCTAAGCTGTGTCGCCGTGTGTGAGGTCATCGACCACCCAGACGTTAAGTGCCAGGTGAAGAGGAAAG ACTCGGAGACCATTGACCGTCAGCGCTCCAGAGCCAGgaacagtgaaggaggagaggtcCCTCAGAAATACTTTGTGGTCACCAACAATCAGCTTCTCCGAGTCAAGTACCTGCTAGTATACTCTCAGAGAAGACACCTGTCCAG ACATTCCCGGGGCAGGTCGTGGTTGGTCAGACATCACTTTGCCATCATGATGAGTCTCTATCTGCTGCTACTCATCGTCATCGGTGCCTTCAACTCCACCACATTCCTCTCCTTCTGGAACAGGCTTT TCCGGTGA
- the LOC115197685 gene encoding protein mono-ADP-ribosyltransferase PARP16 isoform X1, producing the protein MVSHMLGMQPPLPPDAVRELVCSCLHRDPVAADLRCSLFVAAAQNYKRDSVLRPYPPRYIRDRDTKEFDELLSDVSSLPGVRELVRLRPGEADHHLALTHWVLSSKSFAVKTLQKDEYAKLCNLTESEGISTPVPDFLFELEYCDQMNAKFEKTRAGRDLFYAFHGSRLENFHSIIHNGLHCHLNKTSLFGEGTYLTSDLSMAVLYSPHGNGWRDSLLGPLLSCVAVCEVIDHPDVKCQVKRKDSETIDRQRSRARNSEGGEVPQKYFVVTNNQLLRVKYLLVYSQRRHLSRHSRGRSWLVRHHFAIMMSLYLLLLIVIGAFNSTTFLSFWNRLFR; encoded by the exons ATGGTTTCACACA TGTTGGGAATGCAGCCACCACTCCCACCGGATGCAGTCAGAGAGCTGGTGTGTTCCTGTCTTCACAGGGACCCAGTAGCCGCTGATCTGAGATGCAGCCTGTTTGTGGCAGCTGCTCAGAACTACAAAAGGGACTCGGTGCTCAGACCTTATCCTCCCAGATacatcagagacagagacaccaaGGAGTTTGATGAGCTG CTGTCAGATGTCAGCAGTTTGCCTGGTGTGAGGGAGCTGGTGAGACTGAGACCTGGTGAAGCTGACCATCATCTGGCCCTCACACACTGGGTTCTCTCCTCCAAGAGCTTCGCTGTGAAAACACTACAGAAAGACGAG TATGCCAAGCTGTGTAACCTGACTGAGAGTGAGGGGATCTCCACGCCTGTTCCAGACTTCCTGTTTGAGCTGGAGTACTGCGACCAGATGAACGCTAAGTTTGAGAAGACACGGGCGGGACGCGACCTCTTCTATGCATTCCACGGCAGCCGACTGGAGAACTTCCATTCTATCATCCACAACGGACTACACTGCCACCTCAACAAG ACGTCATTGTTCGGAGAGGGCACCTACCTCACCAGTGACCTCAGCATGGCGGTCCTCTACAGTCCCCATGGCAACGGTTGGCGCGACAGTCTCCTGGGACCGTTGCTAAGCTGTGTCGCCGTGTGTGAGGTCATCGACCACCCAGACGTTAAGTGCCAGGTGAAGAGGAAAG ACTCGGAGACCATTGACCGTCAGCGCTCCAGAGCCAGgaacagtgaaggaggagaggtcCCTCAGAAATACTTTGTGGTCACCAACAATCAGCTTCTCCGAGTCAAGTACCTGCTAGTATACTCTCAGAGAAGACACCTGTCCAG ACATTCCCGGGGCAGGTCGTGGTTGGTCAGACATCACTTTGCCATCATGATGAGTCTCTATCTGCTGCTACTCATCGTCATCGGTGCCTTCAACTCCACCACATTCCTCTCCTTCTGGAACAGGCTTTTCCGGTGA
- the LOC115197685 gene encoding protein mono-ADP-ribosyltransferase PARP16 isoform X3, whose translation MQPPLPPDAVRELVCSCLHRDPVAADLRCSLFVAAAQNYKRDSVLRPYPPRYIRDRDTKEFDELLSDVSSLPGVRELVRLRPGEADHHLALTHWVLSSKSFAVKTLQKDEYAKLCNLTESEGISTPVPDFLFELEYCDQMNAKFEKTRAGRDLFYAFHGSRLENFHSIIHNGLHCHLNKTSLFGEGTYLTSDLSMAVLYSPHGNGWRDSLLGPLLSCVAVCEVIDHPDVKCQVKRKDSETIDRQRSRARNSEGGEVPQKYFVVTNNQLLRVKYLLVYSQRRHLSRHSRGRSWLVRHHFAIMMSLYLLLLIVIGAFNSTTFLSFWNRLFR comes from the exons ATGCAGCCACCACTCCCACCGGATGCAGTCAGAGAGCTGGTGTGTTCCTGTCTTCACAGGGACCCAGTAGCCGCTGATCTGAGATGCAGCCTGTTTGTGGCAGCTGCTCAGAACTACAAAAGGGACTCGGTGCTCAGACCTTATCCTCCCAGATacatcagagacagagacaccaaGGAGTTTGATGAGCTG CTGTCAGATGTCAGCAGTTTGCCTGGTGTGAGGGAGCTGGTGAGACTGAGACCTGGTGAAGCTGACCATCATCTGGCCCTCACACACTGGGTTCTCTCCTCCAAGAGCTTCGCTGTGAAAACACTACAGAAAGACGAG TATGCCAAGCTGTGTAACCTGACTGAGAGTGAGGGGATCTCCACGCCTGTTCCAGACTTCCTGTTTGAGCTGGAGTACTGCGACCAGATGAACGCTAAGTTTGAGAAGACACGGGCGGGACGCGACCTCTTCTATGCATTCCACGGCAGCCGACTGGAGAACTTCCATTCTATCATCCACAACGGACTACACTGCCACCTCAACAAG ACGTCATTGTTCGGAGAGGGCACCTACCTCACCAGTGACCTCAGCATGGCGGTCCTCTACAGTCCCCATGGCAACGGTTGGCGCGACAGTCTCCTGGGACCGTTGCTAAGCTGTGTCGCCGTGTGTGAGGTCATCGACCACCCAGACGTTAAGTGCCAGGTGAAGAGGAAAG ACTCGGAGACCATTGACCGTCAGCGCTCCAGAGCCAGgaacagtgaaggaggagaggtcCCTCAGAAATACTTTGTGGTCACCAACAATCAGCTTCTCCGAGTCAAGTACCTGCTAGTATACTCTCAGAGAAGACACCTGTCCAG ACATTCCCGGGGCAGGTCGTGGTTGGTCAGACATCACTTTGCCATCATGATGAGTCTCTATCTGCTGCTACTCATCGTCATCGGTGCCTTCAACTCCACCACATTCCTCTCCTTCTGGAACAGGCTTTTCCGGTGA
- the LOC115197685 gene encoding protein mono-ADP-ribosyltransferase PARP16 isoform X4, with product MVSHMLGMQPPLPPDAVRELVCSCLHRDPVAADLRCSLFVAAAQNYKRDSVLRPYPPRYIRDRDTKEFDELLSDVSSLPGVRELVRLRPGEADHHLALTHWVLSSKSFAVKTLQKDEYAKLCNLTESEGISTPVPDFLFELEYCDQMNAKFEKTRAGRDLFYAFHGSRLENFHSIIHNGLHCHLNKTSLFGEGTYLTSDLSMAVLYSPHGNGWRDSLLGPLLSCVAVCEVIDHPDVKCQTRRPLTVSAPEPGTVKEERSLRNTLWSPTISFSESSTC from the exons ATGGTTTCACACA TGTTGGGAATGCAGCCACCACTCCCACCGGATGCAGTCAGAGAGCTGGTGTGTTCCTGTCTTCACAGGGACCCAGTAGCCGCTGATCTGAGATGCAGCCTGTTTGTGGCAGCTGCTCAGAACTACAAAAGGGACTCGGTGCTCAGACCTTATCCTCCCAGATacatcagagacagagacaccaaGGAGTTTGATGAGCTG CTGTCAGATGTCAGCAGTTTGCCTGGTGTGAGGGAGCTGGTGAGACTGAGACCTGGTGAAGCTGACCATCATCTGGCCCTCACACACTGGGTTCTCTCCTCCAAGAGCTTCGCTGTGAAAACACTACAGAAAGACGAG TATGCCAAGCTGTGTAACCTGACTGAGAGTGAGGGGATCTCCACGCCTGTTCCAGACTTCCTGTTTGAGCTGGAGTACTGCGACCAGATGAACGCTAAGTTTGAGAAGACACGGGCGGGACGCGACCTCTTCTATGCATTCCACGGCAGCCGACTGGAGAACTTCCATTCTATCATCCACAACGGACTACACTGCCACCTCAACAAG ACGTCATTGTTCGGAGAGGGCACCTACCTCACCAGTGACCTCAGCATGGCGGTCCTCTACAGTCCCCATGGCAACGGTTGGCGCGACAGTCTCCTGGGACCGTTGCTAAGCTGTGTCGCCGTGTGTGAGGTCATCGACCACCCAGACGTTAAGTGCCAG ACTCGGAGACCATTGACCGTCAGCGCTCCAGAGCCAGgaacagtgaaggaggagaggtcCCTCAGAAATACTTTGTGGTCACCAACAATCAGCTTCTCCGAGTCAAGTACCTGCTAG